The following proteins are co-located in the Microbacterium sp. Clip185 genome:
- a CDS encoding GNAT family N-acetyltransferase, with product MTEFRFEDQTDASRYALYLGDDLVSVLDYRDDGRSVSMTRAFTVPSFRGHGYAGEIVERAVSLLEKAGDRQIVPMCWYVADWFAAHPERAGILQQRV from the coding sequence GTGACCGAGTTCCGCTTCGAAGACCAGACGGATGCGTCCCGCTACGCGCTGTACCTCGGCGACGACCTCGTGAGCGTCCTCGACTACCGCGACGACGGGCGCAGCGTCTCGATGACGCGCGCCTTCACCGTGCCCAGCTTCCGCGGCCACGGTTACGCCGGCGAGATCGTCGAGCGGGCAGTGAGCCTGCTCGAGAAGGCGGGCGATCGTCAGATCGTGCCGATGTGCTGGTACGTCGCCGACTGGTTCGCCGCTCATCCCGAGCGTGCGGGCATCCTCCAACAGCGCGTCTGA